From Thermogladius calderae 1633, a single genomic window includes:
- a CDS encoding 3-isopropylmalate dehydratase — MIRGRAIKLGDDISTDHIISGKYKFEFIDDISKMIPHVLEDVIPEFYKKVSKGDIIVAGRNFGKGSSREHAPRLLKMVGISAVVAKSFGFIFYRNSVNIGLPVVKAKVIPDTAESGDVIEVDLARGIVRDITKGVEEKVPPYPPEFLEVISEGGIVEYIKKRGGLPWSTR; from the coding sequence ATCATAAGGGGGAGAGCTATCAAGCTAGGAGACGACATCTCTACAGACCACATAATATCCGGTAAGTATAAGTTCGAGTTCATAGACGACATATCCAAGATGATACCCCACGTGCTAGAGGACGTGATACCCGAGTTCTACAAGAAGGTCAGTAAAGGGGACATCATAGTAGCTGGGAGGAACTTCGGTAAGGGTTCTAGTAGAGAGCACGCGCCCAGGCTCCTCAAGATGGTCGGCATAAGTGCCGTTGTAGCTAAGAGCTTCGGCTTCATATTCTACCGGAACAGCGTGAACATCGGTCTCCCGGTCGTCAAGGCGAAAGTCATACCGGACACGGCCGAGTCGGGCGACGTAATCGAGGTCGACCTGGCGAGAGGGATCGTACGCGACATCACTAAGGGTGTGGAGGAGAAAGTGCCCCCCTACCCTCCCGAGTTCCTGGAGGTGATCTCGGAGGGGGGTATTGTGGAGTACATAAAGAAGAGAGGTGGCTTACCGTGGTCTACAAGATAG
- the thrC gene encoding threonine synthase: MPLEVVIKGLRFETSSARGVWKYKLMLPVKKEVEPVSLGEGDTPLIPLKSHKRLFVKFEGANPTGSFKDRGMTLAVTIAKYIGAKSVVVASTGNTSASAAAYAAKAGLECLVYLPRGSVARGKLFQALLHGAKVVEVDGNFDEALEEVIARYVDNTQGHVYPLNSVNPWRLEGQKTIAFEIYQQLGFVPENVVVPVGNAGNIYAIWKGFRELREVGVTDRAPRMIGVQAEGASPVFKTWLAKADELLPVERPYTVATAIKIGRPVNWLKALTAVRESNGFMLSVSDATILEALKTLARSEGIGVEPASAAPLAGYRVALEQGLIGQDETTVLVATGHALKDPEVRF; this comes from the coding sequence GTGCCTCTCGAGGTTGTCATCAAGGGGTTGCGGTTCGAGACATCAAGTGCGAGGGGTGTGTGGAAGTACAAGCTGATGTTGCCGGTGAAGAAGGAAGTCGAGCCTGTATCGCTCGGTGAGGGCGACACCCCTCTCATACCCTTGAAGAGCCACAAGCGGCTGTTTGTGAAATTCGAGGGCGCAAACCCCACGGGAAGCTTCAAGGACAGGGGTATGACCCTAGCTGTCACGATCGCAAAGTACATCGGTGCTAAAAGCGTCGTGGTCGCTAGCACCGGTAACACCTCGGCATCGGCGGCCGCGTACGCGGCAAAGGCTGGGCTCGAGTGCCTGGTCTACTTACCCAGGGGCTCAGTGGCTAGAGGCAAGCTCTTCCAAGCCCTACTACACGGTGCCAAGGTGGTCGAGGTGGACGGGAACTTCGACGAGGCTCTAGAAGAGGTTATTGCGAGGTATGTCGACAATACCCAAGGGCACGTATACCCTCTAAACTCAGTAAACCCCTGGAGGCTCGAGGGGCAGAAGACCATAGCGTTCGAGATATACCAACAACTAGGGTTCGTACCCGAAAACGTGGTCGTACCCGTCGGTAACGCCGGCAATATATACGCTATATGGAAGGGGTTCAGGGAGCTCCGCGAGGTTGGGGTTACTGACAGAGCACCTAGGATGATAGGCGTTCAGGCCGAAGGCGCCTCACCCGTCTTCAAGACATGGCTCGCAAAAGCCGACGAGCTATTACCCGTTGAGAGACCGTATACGGTGGCTACAGCAATAAAGATCGGGAGACCCGTGAACTGGCTAAAGGCCCTCACTGCCGTTAGGGAGTCGAACGGCTTCATGTTATCGGTCAGCGATGCCACTATCTTGGAGGCGCTCAAGACACTCGCGAGGAGCGAGGGGATCGGCGTAGAGCCCGCCTCGGCAGCACCATTAGCAGGGTATAGAGTTGCGCTCGAGCAGGGGCTGATAGGGCAGGACGAGACCACTGTGCTCGTAGCCACAGGTCACGCGCTGAAAGACCCCGAGGTAAGGTTCTGA
- the asd gene encoding aspartate-semialdehyde dehydrogenase — MKKAAILGATGLVGQRFVSLLADHPWFEITLLQSSGKSAGKRYGESVKWVLDSQLPDKVADLPVEPLDLASIAREGVDIVFSALPAEVSVDVELELARRGLVVVSNASPMRMEPDIPLLLPEVNADHVEVLELQRRRRGWSGGIVKVPNCTTSILTLSLKPLLDEFGLRRVVASSMQAISGAGLTGLPSMLIMDNLIPFIEGEEEKVEEETLKLLGSVGGEGVTLNNSFAVTASCHRVMVLEGHTIAVFAELEKRSIDVEEVIKAMEEFKGNKIKGLNLPSQPEKPLVVKREPDRPQPRLDREAGKGMSIVVGRVRPDKVMGGVKYVVLGHNTIRGAAGNGVLIAELLVKKGLV, encoded by the coding sequence GTGAAGAAGGCCGCGATTCTAGGGGCTACGGGGCTCGTCGGGCAGAGGTTCGTATCCTTGCTGGCAGACCACCCATGGTTTGAGATCACACTATTACAGTCCTCGGGCAAGAGCGCCGGCAAGAGGTACGGTGAGAGCGTGAAGTGGGTTCTAGACTCCCAACTCCCTGATAAAGTAGCTGACCTACCAGTGGAGCCCCTAGACCTGGCTTCGATCGCCCGCGAAGGCGTGGACATCGTGTTCTCAGCTCTCCCCGCCGAAGTCTCGGTCGACGTGGAGCTAGAGCTCGCCAGGAGAGGGCTGGTCGTGGTCTCTAACGCCAGCCCTATGAGGATGGAGCCGGACATACCCCTTCTACTACCCGAAGTCAACGCCGACCACGTGGAGGTGTTAGAGCTACAGAGGAGGCGTAGAGGCTGGAGTGGTGGTATAGTAAAGGTGCCCAACTGTACTACGTCTATACTGACCCTCTCCCTCAAGCCCCTGCTAGACGAGTTCGGCCTAAGGAGAGTCGTCGCATCCTCTATGCAGGCCATATCGGGGGCAGGCCTGACAGGTCTACCGTCTATGTTGATAATGGACAACCTGATACCCTTCATCGAGGGAGAGGAGGAGAAAGTGGAGGAGGAGACACTCAAACTGCTGGGTAGCGTCGGAGGCGAGGGAGTGACGCTCAACAACAGCTTCGCGGTAACCGCCAGCTGTCACAGGGTTATGGTGCTCGAAGGCCACACGATCGCTGTGTTCGCCGAACTTGAAAAGAGGAGTATAGATGTGGAAGAGGTCATTAAAGCCATGGAGGAGTTCAAGGGGAACAAGATAAAGGGCCTGAACCTGCCCTCGCAGCCCGAGAAGCCGTTGGTAGTGAAGAGAGAGCCCGATAGACCACAGCCACGCCTCGACAGGGAGGCCGGCAAAGGGATGAGCATCGTAGTTGGGCGTGTCAGGCCGGACAAAGTAATGGGCGGGGTTAAGTACGTGGTGCTGGGCCACAACACGATTAGAGGTGCTGCCGGTAACGGTGTCTTAATCGCAGAGCTACTGGTGAAGAAGGGCCTCGTCTAA
- a CDS encoding 3-isopropylmalate dehydratase/homoaconitate hydratase family large subunit — MPFIERLLSKRLGKEVSPGDMVFVPVDLVYAHDGTAPLVIEVVVNELKLEKRLARNKAFFFIDHASPAPTLAAASVHKKMREFASRFGIGLFDAGEGISHQLVIESGLAGPGEIVVGADSHTPTVGVTGALALGLGSTDVAVALSYGYTWFTVPETVEVVLMGTLKHMVMGKDVALWLLGLKDVEKFHGRVIEYAGDLQAIGLDGLATLTNMSTEMMAVTSVVPPEGLREQTNGSWMGSDYVDEISVQLDEVEPMVARPPDVFNVAPVSSVEGVEVDQVFIGSCTNGRLEDMEVAAKIARGRRVKSGVRCIVAPASRKVLLESLDRGYIDILLKAGCILSPPTCGPCVGAHMGLLAEGEVAVSTTNRNFPGRMGHRKSEVYLASPATAMASALTGRITDPRVFA, encoded by the coding sequence TTGCCGTTTATCGAGAGACTTTTGTCGAAAAGGCTCGGCAAAGAGGTCTCTCCGGGAGACATGGTCTTTGTACCCGTTGACCTTGTCTACGCGCACGACGGTACCGCCCCCCTCGTCATAGAAGTTGTAGTCAACGAGCTCAAGCTGGAGAAGAGGCTCGCGCGTAACAAGGCCTTCTTCTTCATAGACCACGCGTCCCCCGCTCCGACACTGGCTGCCGCGTCTGTTCACAAGAAGATGAGGGAGTTCGCGTCGAGGTTCGGGATAGGCCTCTTTGACGCCGGCGAAGGGATCAGCCACCAGCTCGTGATCGAGAGCGGCCTGGCCGGCCCAGGCGAAATAGTGGTAGGAGCAGACAGCCACACGCCCACGGTAGGCGTCACAGGAGCCCTAGCCTTGGGTCTCGGCAGTACAGACGTCGCGGTTGCCCTATCCTACGGGTACACGTGGTTCACGGTTCCCGAGACCGTCGAGGTGGTGTTGATGGGCACCCTCAAACACATGGTGATGGGTAAGGACGTCGCACTTTGGCTTCTCGGGTTGAAGGACGTGGAGAAGTTTCACGGGAGGGTAATCGAGTACGCCGGAGACCTACAGGCGATCGGACTCGATGGTCTTGCGACGCTGACCAACATGTCCACGGAGATGATGGCAGTGACCTCAGTAGTACCCCCCGAGGGTCTACGCGAGCAGACCAATGGATCGTGGATGGGTAGTGATTACGTGGACGAGATCAGCGTTCAACTAGACGAAGTAGAACCCATGGTCGCGAGGCCGCCCGACGTGTTCAACGTAGCTCCAGTGAGCTCAGTTGAGGGCGTCGAGGTCGACCAGGTGTTCATAGGCTCGTGTACGAACGGCAGGTTGGAGGACATGGAGGTAGCCGCGAAGATCGCCAGAGGGAGGAGGGTTAAGAGTGGTGTGAGGTGTATAGTCGCACCGGCCTCGAGGAAGGTCTTGTTAGAGTCTCTTGATAGAGGCTACATTGATATTCTCTTAAAGGCGGGGTGTATACTGTCGCCCCCGACATGCGGTCCCTGCGTAGGAGCCCACATGGGGCTACTAGCAGAGGGCGAGGTCGCCGTGTCTACTACCAACAGGAACTTCCCTGGTAGAATGGGACATAGGAAAAGCGAGGTCTATCTCGCCTCGCCTGCTACGGCCATGGCTTCCGCTCTGACCGGGAGAATAACCGACCCGAGGGTGTTCGCATGA
- a CDS encoding homocitrate synthase/isopropylmalate synthase family protein — translation MDRLFRDVFPFTEPPRVKVVNWAKTVLSKIYLTDTTLRDGQQGWKYLSVEEGLEIYELLHEIGGKGSIRSTEVFLYTGRDRALAKAIMEKGYEYPKPVAWIRASLQDLNLVSETGLDEAVVLMSISDYHIVYKFNSTRDVVIGKYISVAEEAFKRGIKVKASLEDVTRADLDNVVIPFLQKLINLSEKYGVQLKVKLPDTLGVGMPFEFVPPPRGIPALVTRIREKTGLPEEDIEFHGHNDLGLAVANHLAAWFYGAASSNVTLLGIGERAGNCPLEVMAIHYAGIKGLSDINLKPLGRVRELFEKMGYRVPDHLPILGKNAFKTKAGIHADGLLKNPEVYLPFDPYYLLGIPVGVEITPHSGRAAVALWLKQVLGEDSISKDSQAIQQIFDEVVQLFEKTGRTQPLTDEEMLEIASKYYPKLREKR, via the coding sequence ATGGATCGGCTGTTTAGGGACGTTTTCCCGTTTACCGAGCCTCCCAGGGTCAAAGTCGTTAACTGGGCTAAGACTGTCCTCTCCAAGATCTACTTGACCGACACGACACTTAGAGACGGGCAGCAGGGGTGGAAGTACCTCAGTGTAGAAGAAGGGCTCGAGATCTACGAGTTACTCCACGAGATCGGGGGCAAGGGGTCTATACGCTCAACAGAGGTCTTCCTCTACACGGGGCGTGACAGGGCTCTCGCAAAGGCTATAATGGAGAAGGGCTACGAGTACCCCAAGCCGGTGGCGTGGATCAGGGCTAGTCTCCAGGACCTCAACCTGGTGTCCGAGACAGGTCTAGACGAGGCCGTCGTTTTGATGTCGATATCGGACTACCACATAGTCTACAAGTTTAACTCGACTAGAGACGTGGTTATCGGTAAATACATTAGCGTAGCTGAGGAAGCCTTCAAGAGGGGTATTAAGGTCAAAGCGTCTCTAGAGGACGTGACCAGGGCGGACCTGGACAACGTGGTGATACCCTTCCTCCAGAAGTTGATCAACCTGAGCGAGAAGTACGGAGTTCAGCTGAAAGTCAAGCTACCTGACACACTCGGCGTGGGGATGCCTTTCGAGTTCGTTCCGCCGCCACGGGGTATACCAGCCCTCGTCACACGCATCAGGGAGAAGACGGGCCTACCAGAGGAGGACATCGAGTTCCACGGGCACAACGACCTGGGGCTAGCTGTAGCGAACCACCTTGCAGCCTGGTTTTACGGCGCGGCGTCCTCCAACGTCACACTTCTGGGTATAGGGGAGAGGGCGGGCAATTGCCCCCTGGAGGTCATGGCGATCCACTACGCTGGCATAAAGGGGTTGTCGGACATTAACCTTAAGCCCCTGGGGAGGGTCAGGGAGCTATTCGAGAAGATGGGGTACAGGGTGCCAGATCATCTGCCCATACTTGGCAAGAACGCCTTCAAGACCAAGGCCGGGATCCACGCGGACGGTCTGCTCAAGAACCCTGAGGTTTACCTGCCCTTCGACCCCTACTACCTCTTGGGCATCCCCGTGGGCGTCGAGATCACCCCCCACTCGGGGAGGGCCGCCGTGGCTCTCTGGTTAAAGCAAGTACTGGGCGAGGACTCTATCTCGAAGGACAGCCAGGCAATACAGCAGATCTTCGACGAGGTAGTCCAGCTCTTCGAGAAGACTGGTAGGACACAGCCCCTTACAGACGAGGAGATGCTCGAGATCGCGTCGAAGTACTACCCAAAGTTGAGGGAAAAGCGGTGA
- a CDS encoding cystathionine gamma-synthase family protein, with amino-acid sequence MRTGTRLVDVEGLNDPYGSHIPPVYLSAVYEYVDYEQGLAKYTDRGTYVRYGREENPTVRVLERLLSSLEETEDALAFNSGMAAETTLFLYLMKPGIRVVMSAEVYSTTYLTVRNLVEKVGAKLDLVFPSAREILESVGREPAVVFVETVTNPTLKVVDLVELAEGLKDTGSTLVVDNTFATPLNVKPFKLGARFVVHSLTKYIAGHNDVVGGALLGTKKEISELWDWRRMTGSIMPPFEAYLVYRGAKTLEVRFERVSKSAKAIAEFLAEHSKVEGVHYPGLDKDEYHPIARRLFATGNYGGVLSFRVKGGYEGALRFMKKLRVIKRAPSLGGTESLAVLPAKAGSMYLPEDLRRRLKITENLVRLSVGLEDVNDLIEDIDQALA; translated from the coding sequence ATGAGGACGGGCACTAGACTTGTAGACGTCGAGGGATTGAACGACCCGTACGGGTCTCACATACCACCAGTTTACTTGAGCGCAGTGTACGAGTACGTCGACTACGAGCAAGGCCTAGCGAAGTACACGGACCGGGGGACCTACGTTAGATACGGTAGGGAGGAGAACCCTACGGTCAGAGTCCTCGAGAGGCTCCTGAGCTCGCTAGAGGAGACGGAGGACGCCCTGGCGTTTAACAGCGGAATGGCTGCCGAGACTACGCTGTTCCTCTACCTCATGAAGCCCGGTATCAGGGTGGTGATGTCGGCGGAAGTCTACAGTACGACCTACCTCACTGTCCGCAACCTGGTTGAGAAGGTAGGGGCGAAGCTGGACCTCGTATTCCCATCGGCGAGGGAAATACTCGAGTCCGTGGGCAGGGAGCCCGCAGTCGTGTTCGTGGAGACCGTCACAAACCCGACGTTGAAGGTCGTCGACCTCGTAGAGCTGGCAGAGGGATTGAAGGACACGGGCTCCACTCTAGTAGTCGACAACACATTCGCGACCCCTCTCAACGTAAAGCCGTTTAAGCTGGGGGCCAGGTTTGTCGTCCATAGCTTGACCAAGTACATTGCGGGCCACAACGACGTAGTCGGAGGCGCTCTACTGGGTACCAAGAAAGAGATATCTGAGCTGTGGGATTGGCGGCGTATGACAGGGTCAATAATGCCACCATTTGAGGCGTACCTCGTGTACAGGGGCGCGAAGACTCTCGAGGTCCGATTCGAGAGAGTGTCCAAGTCCGCTAAGGCAATAGCCGAGTTCTTGGCGGAGCACAGTAAAGTGGAGGGAGTCCACTACCCGGGGCTCGACAAGGACGAGTACCACCCGATCGCCAGGAGGCTCTTCGCGACAGGCAACTACGGGGGCGTTCTGAGTTTCAGGGTCAAAGGAGGCTACGAGGGGGCACTGAGGTTCATGAAGAAGTTAAGGGTGATAAAGAGGGCGCCAAGTCTCGGGGGGACCGAGTCGCTTGCGGTACTACCAGCCAAAGCGGGCAGTATGTACCTGCCCGAAGACCTCCGGAGGAGACTCAAGATAACCGAGAACCTGGTCAGGTTGTCGGTGGGTCTCGAAGACGTGAACGACCTTATAGAGGACATAGACCAGGCTCTAGCCTGA
- a CDS encoding aspartate kinase has translation MRALVVVKIGGSNLSNIDSYVRAAGYVRQLYEAGLLPIVVVSAAKGVTDKLLVTLQGDINAFHEVVELYSELARGIGGEKLEQEVRGLAEVPLKAIKAGLERPVLGDIVLSYGEKASKLVLSSAIETEVGRVVRVDAEEVIKTDSRHGDASIIYENTEPRVEWLVKTASENNVVIVIEGFIGSGEKGVTTTLGRGGSDLTATAIAALGGIGEVRLITNVKGVYSVDPELGVKPRVVKCLSYREADEAARHGVKRFNAKTFEPLLFFPGPVVRIGDYEHLGSSVMRELEEGDKGPKIIHASLSPHPRVVVIGEDGSRLRTIRRVVEVLESEDVEIQGLEAGVGRHSVVVYIPKDYIPRAVRLLHKNLIGEAGS, from the coding sequence GTGCGTGCCCTCGTCGTAGTAAAAATCGGCGGGTCGAACCTGTCGAACATCGACAGCTACGTTAGAGCCGCCGGCTATGTTAGACAGTTGTACGAGGCCGGGCTACTACCTATTGTCGTCGTGTCCGCGGCTAAGGGTGTCACAGACAAGCTCCTGGTTACCTTACAAGGGGACATAAACGCTTTCCACGAGGTAGTAGAGCTTTACTCCGAGCTAGCTCGCGGAATAGGAGGCGAGAAGCTCGAGCAAGAGGTAAGAGGGCTGGCAGAGGTGCCTCTCAAAGCGATAAAGGCGGGTCTCGAGCGACCAGTACTCGGCGACATAGTTCTCTCCTACGGTGAGAAAGCCAGTAAGCTGGTCCTCTCGAGCGCGATTGAGACAGAGGTGGGGAGGGTGGTGAGGGTAGACGCGGAGGAGGTCATCAAGACTGACTCCAGACACGGAGACGCCTCGATCATCTACGAGAATACCGAGCCAAGGGTAGAGTGGCTCGTCAAAACGGCCTCCGAGAACAACGTGGTAATAGTCATCGAGGGTTTCATCGGGAGCGGCGAGAAGGGTGTGACTACAACACTTGGCCGAGGCGGGTCGGACCTGACCGCTACTGCCATAGCAGCGCTGGGCGGTATAGGAGAGGTAAGACTAATAACGAACGTTAAGGGGGTGTACTCGGTTGACCCGGAGTTAGGCGTTAAACCAAGAGTAGTGAAGTGCCTAAGCTACCGTGAAGCAGACGAAGCGGCTAGACACGGCGTCAAAAGGTTTAACGCGAAGACGTTCGAGCCCCTCCTCTTCTTCCCGGGGCCCGTTGTTAGAATAGGCGACTACGAGCACCTTGGCTCATCAGTAATGAGAGAGCTGGAGGAGGGGGACAAGGGGCCTAAAATCATACACGCGTCCCTCAGCCCCCACCCACGGGTCGTGGTAATAGGTGAGGACGGCAGTAGGCTCAGGACTATTAGGAGGGTGGTGGAGGTCCTTGAAAGCGAAGACGTCGAAATCCAAGGTCTCGAGGCCGGAGTAGGTAGACACTCGGTGGTCGTATATATTCCTAAAGATTATATTCCCAGAGCTGTTAGATTACTCCACAAGAACCTGATAGGTGAGGCGGGATCGTGA
- a CDS encoding homoserine dehydrogenase, with amino-acid sequence MAEQRVVIVGFGNVGRGLVKTLLFKSSKLAKHGVNIVVVGVVDSKGMVYKPEGLRPVELLKMLETPRSGLRSLEVAKQYVDLKELYEKTKPDIHVELTPANYETGEPGLSNIRFALNEGAHVATANKSPLVFDFKGLTELARSRGLVLKYTATVMGASSFLSLLDHMKLQDVYSVRGILNTTSNIVLSLAHEKLVEVERAVEEAIVLGIAERDPSIDIDGYDAAAKLTIISNVIGKPVDFKSIERVSLRGLSLREVVMAIKEGKAWKQVSSIDYRSQKARVALEKVEPGDLLYHVRGAMNGVVIETDTGSYFFMGKGGGGVETAHTVANDILAIALREV; translated from the coding sequence GTGGCTGAACAGAGGGTCGTCATTGTAGGGTTCGGCAACGTTGGTAGAGGCCTAGTGAAGACGTTGCTCTTCAAGAGCAGTAAGCTGGCCAAGCACGGCGTCAACATCGTAGTCGTAGGCGTGGTCGACTCGAAGGGTATGGTCTACAAACCCGAAGGCCTTAGACCAGTCGAACTACTTAAAATGCTGGAGACCCCAAGGTCCGGTCTAAGGAGTCTAGAAGTTGCCAAACAGTACGTCGACCTGAAGGAGCTCTACGAGAAGACCAAGCCAGACATACACGTCGAGCTCACACCAGCCAACTACGAGACCGGCGAGCCGGGGCTCAGCAACATAAGGTTCGCGCTCAACGAGGGAGCCCATGTTGCGACAGCTAACAAGTCCCCTCTGGTGTTCGACTTTAAAGGGCTGACAGAGCTGGCCAGGTCCCGTGGCCTCGTCCTGAAGTACACGGCTACCGTTATGGGTGCCTCCTCTTTCTTGTCTCTGCTTGATCACATGAAGCTACAGGACGTGTACAGCGTGAGAGGGATACTCAACACGACGAGTAACATCGTTTTGAGCTTAGCCCACGAGAAGTTGGTCGAGGTAGAGAGGGCGGTCGAGGAGGCGATCGTACTAGGTATAGCCGAGAGAGACCCCTCTATCGACATAGACGGGTATGACGCCGCCGCAAAGCTGACGATAATCTCCAACGTCATCGGAAAGCCTGTGGACTTCAAGAGCATTGAGAGGGTCAGCCTGAGGGGGTTAAGCCTGAGAGAAGTCGTGATGGCGATAAAGGAGGGGAAAGCCTGGAAGCAGGTCAGCTCTATAGACTACAGGAGTCAGAAAGCCCGTGTTGCCCTAGAGAAAGTAGAGCCGGGCGACCTGTTGTACCATGTGAGGGGGGCTATGAACGGTGTTGTAATCGAGACTGACACGGGAAGCTACTTCTTCATGGGGAAGGGTGGGGGCGGCGTAGAGACAGCTCACACCGTGGCAAACGACATCTTAGCCATCGCGTTGAGGGAGGTGTGA
- a CDS encoding homoserine kinase produces the protein MCDREAVVKSPGSIANLGPGFDVLAVALSGLHDLVHVKASPGTGLVRVYSDVPVLTGSSNNAHAVAVKSLEKFKWLSSCDIEIYVRKGVPVSVGLGSSGATAAGAAFALSLIAGSVDEETVLSLAGEGERFVSGVAHYDNVAASLLGGVVIVDTKYKKAYKIEIPKEIHVGVVIPETGARTEKKTYVARSILPGKIDLETHVQQSSSLAKLVYGLIKGDLRLVGRAISEDEICEPSRSKLIPLYREMKDIALREGAYGFNIAGAGPSVFYIHDDLDEITRIGGVILDFLKSKGVKASLLASRFSNQGVEVVSGG, from the coding sequence GTGTGTGATCGTGAAGCCGTAGTCAAGTCGCCTGGTTCTATAGCAAACCTTGGCCCCGGGTTTGACGTACTCGCCGTGGCGTTGTCGGGGCTACACGACCTCGTCCACGTCAAGGCCTCGCCTGGTACCGGTTTAGTGCGGGTATACTCGGACGTACCGGTGCTCACCGGCAGTAGCAACAACGCCCACGCTGTCGCCGTAAAGTCTCTCGAGAAGTTCAAGTGGCTCAGTTCATGCGACATCGAGATCTACGTGAGGAAGGGCGTCCCCGTCTCAGTTGGCCTGGGGAGCTCCGGAGCCACTGCGGCCGGAGCCGCGTTCGCGTTGTCTCTCATCGCCGGCTCTGTAGACGAGGAGACGGTACTGAGTCTAGCCGGTGAAGGAGAGAGGTTTGTCTCGGGGGTCGCCCACTACGACAACGTGGCAGCTAGCCTGCTGGGGGGTGTCGTCATAGTCGACACGAAGTACAAAAAGGCCTACAAGATCGAGATTCCGAAAGAGATACACGTAGGTGTGGTGATCCCAGAGACCGGGGCGAGGACTGAGAAAAAGACCTACGTAGCAAGGAGTATCCTACCCGGCAAAATCGACCTAGAGACACACGTACAGCAGTCCTCTAGCCTCGCCAAGCTAGTCTACGGCTTGATCAAGGGCGACCTAAGGTTGGTAGGCAGGGCTATATCAGAGGACGAGATCTGCGAGCCAAGCCGGTCAAAGCTCATCCCCTTGTACAGGGAGATGAAGGATATAGCGCTCCGCGAGGGAGCCTACGGCTTCAACATTGCGGGGGCTGGACCGTCCGTGTTCTACATACACGACGACCTGGACGAGATCACCAGAATAGGCGGTGTTATACTTGACTTTCTGAAGTCTAAAGGCGTGAAGGCTTCTCTCCTGGCCTCGAGATTCTCAAACCAGGGGGTAGAGGTGGTGTCGGGTGGCTGA
- a CDS encoding isocitrate/isopropylmalate dehydrogenase family protein, which yields MVYKIGVVRGDGIGPEVVEQALRVLSFIGNFEFVELGIGYTYMSRHGELYQRDFFDVARGLDAVLKGPLNTPWDRRDFRSLNYLIRRELDLYANVRPFKSYEGLSLGRFDFTIVRENLEDLYVGVEGEVGGVAVSVRFTSRQEAERVSRFAFEYARREGLEKVTLVHKANILKYTDGLLRETFFAVAKDYPDIRAEEVLVDTSAYKLVREPSSFRVILTPNLYGDILSDLAAALVGGLGLCGSAQIGPRTAVFEPVHGVAFDIAGKNLANPYGMLEATRLLLKYLGWSRGDSSLLKWSKALEGAIRRAVQEQGAVTPDLGGKYHTSEVGDAVLKNLSSENS from the coding sequence GTGGTCTACAAGATAGGGGTCGTTAGAGGAGACGGTATAGGCCCCGAAGTCGTCGAACAGGCGCTGAGGGTTTTGTCCTTCATCGGCAACTTCGAGTTCGTGGAGCTGGGTATAGGGTACACCTACATGAGTAGACACGGCGAGCTCTACCAACGAGACTTCTTCGACGTTGCGAGGGGTCTGGACGCGGTTTTGAAAGGCCCGCTCAACACCCCTTGGGACAGGCGGGACTTTAGGAGCTTGAACTACCTGATACGTAGAGAGCTCGACCTCTACGCAAACGTCAGGCCCTTCAAGAGCTACGAGGGCTTGTCCCTGGGTAGGTTCGACTTCACGATCGTCCGCGAAAACCTCGAAGACCTCTACGTTGGCGTTGAGGGCGAGGTGGGGGGTGTAGCGGTCTCGGTCAGGTTCACCTCGAGACAAGAGGCCGAGCGCGTATCGCGGTTCGCGTTCGAGTACGCTAGACGCGAGGGGCTCGAGAAAGTGACGCTGGTGCACAAGGCCAACATCTTGAAGTACACTGACGGGCTACTACGCGAGACATTCTTTGCGGTCGCCAAGGATTACCCGGATATCAGGGCCGAGGAAGTGCTCGTCGACACATCGGCGTACAAGCTAGTCAGGGAACCCTCCTCGTTCAGGGTGATCTTGACCCCCAACCTCTACGGTGACATCTTGTCCGACCTAGCCGCCGCACTTGTTGGGGGGCTAGGCCTTTGCGGGTCAGCCCAGATCGGGCCTCGGACAGCCGTTTTCGAGCCGGTTCACGGGGTAGCCTTCGATATAGCGGGTAAGAACCTCGCAAACCCCTACGGCATGCTGGAGGCGACGAGACTTCTCTTGAAGTACCTCGGGTGGTCGAGGGGTGACAGTAGCTTGTTGAAGTGGAGCAAGGCTTTAGAGGGCGCTATTAGGAGAGCAGTCCAGGAGCAGGGAGCGGTCACACCAGACCTGGGGGGTAAGTACCACACTAGCGAAGTGGGAGACGCGGTACTGAAGAACCTCTCGAGTGAAAACAGTTAA